Proteins from a genomic interval of Spea bombifrons isolate aSpeBom1 chromosome 4, aSpeBom1.2.pri, whole genome shotgun sequence:
- the LOC128491568 gene encoding extracellular calcium-sensing receptor-like, translating to MQSMIFAIDEINQNHNLLPNISLGYHIFDSCVHLSEVLSGTWQTLSGEDHSVPNYQCQPRVPLAVIGDAFSTTSMAMATLLGVYKYPQVSYTASAPSLSNRFLYPSFFRTIPSDNTQALALAKLVSFMGWNWVGLLSLDDDYGILGSQILKEELQKLGVCLAYHEVFGKGTSPEKMKSIVDIVRQSTAKVVIIFSRDPFINMLLELLENKDPGKIWVACNGWSNSPIASVTQFSRTMMGTLGFSLHEAEITGFKDFLLSIRPSTTLPNDIFVQTFWEIVHSCRWNDAQNGSVLCTGEEKLERFTGKDYEFDEFDFRSHYTIYNAVYAVAYALHAYLSACGKKCRDFRTIKPWRVLHYLKDVHFENKMGDEIYFDQNGDPPTDYDLVNWRRTSDGSIKFVKVGRYNMRETEANELSINISAIQWITGDEEIPRSMCSESCSPGFRKAPQKGRPSCCFDCIPCSEGEISNQTDSRNCFACSAETWPNENKTRCAPKLIEYLSFWEPLGMALFLAVIFASLSTVTILCVFYKNKDTAIVKANNRDLTYVLLSSLSLSFLCPLLFIGEPHRLTCIFRQVAFGVIFVLSVSSVLAKTIMVVVAFSATKPGSNMRMWLGPRVPASTVSICTLLQIFICSYWVLTCPPFPERNMNIKVGVIILQCNECSDTLLWCMLGYMAFLACVSFMVAFLARKLPDSFNEAKWITFSMLIFLSVWISFIPAYLSTQGKYMVAVEIFGITSSGAGVLSCIFLPKTYIILFRPDLNTRENLLGKGSTMRTNM from the exons ATGCAGTCTATGATATTTGCCATTGATGAAATTAACCAGAACCACAATTTGCTTCctaacatctccctggggtacCATATTTTCGATAGCTGTGTCCACTTATCTGAGGTTCTTTCTGGAACCTGGCAGACCCTTTCTGGAGAAGACCATAGTGTTCCCAACTACCAGTGTCAGCCCCGCGTGCCTCTTGCCGTCATCGGGGATGCCTTCTCCACAACGTCTATGGCAATGGCCACTCTACTGGGTGTATATAAATATCCTCAG GTAAGCTACACCGCTTCTGCCCCCTCGCTCAGCAATCGCTTCCTCTACCCTTCATTCTTCCGCACCATCCCCAGCGATAACACACAAGCTCTTGCCTTGGCCAAGTTGGTGTCATTCATGGGATGGAACTGGGTTGGCTTGCTGTCTCTTGATGATGATTATGGAATTTTGGGGTCTCAAATTCTGAAAGAAGAACTCCAGAAATTAGGAGTATGTCTGGCTTATCACGAGGTGTTCGGAAAAGGAACGTCTCCCGAAAAGATGAAGTCCATTGTAGATATAGTTAGACAATCTACTGCTAAGGTGGTCATCATCTTCTCTCGGGATCCCTTTATAAACATGCTGTTAGAGCTGTTGGAGAATAAGGACCCCGGGAAGATTTGGGTGGCCTGTAATGGGTGGTCAAACTCCCCAATCGCTTCTGTGACCCAGTTTAGCCGTACAATGATGGGAACCCTGGGCTTTTCATTGCATGAAGCAGAAATAACCGGATTCAAGGACTTTTTACTTTCCATTCGCCCATCGACTACCCTCCCAAACGATATCTTCGTACAGACGTTCTGGGAAATTGTACACAGTTGCCGTTGGAACGATGCACAGAATGGGAGTGTGCTGtgcacaggggaggaaaaactggAAAGATTCACCGGCAAAGATTATGAATTCGATGAGTTTGACTTCAGGTCCCACTATACGATATACAATGCAGTGTACGCGGTGGCCTATGCCCTCCATGCGTACTTGAGTGCATGTGGTAAAAAATGTAGAGATTTCCGAACCATTAAACCATGGCGG GTTCTTCATTACCTGAAAGATGTCCATTTTGAAAACAAGATGGGTGATGAGATATACTTTGACCAGAACGGAGACCCGCCAACTGACTACGATCTTGTGAACTGGCGCCGGACTTCTGACGGTTCTATTAAGTTTGTGAAGGTCGGTAGATACAACATGCGAGAAACGGAAGCAAATGAGTTAAGCATCAATATCTCAGCCATCCAGTGGATTACAGGAGACGAGGAG ATCCCTCGTTCCATGTGCAGCGAAAGCTGTTCTCCCGGATTTCGGAAAGCTCCTCAAAAGGGTCGACCTTCTTGCTGCTTTGACTGCATCCCGTGTTCAGAAGGAGAAATATCCAACCAGACAG aTTCGAGAAACtgttttgcttgctctgctgagACATGGCCCAATGAGAACAAAACAAGGTGCGCCCCGAAGCTTATAGAGTACCTCTCATTTTGGGAACCATTGGGAATGGCCCTCTTTTTGGCTGTAATCTTTGCATCGTTGTCAACCGTAACAATCTTGTGCGTCTTCTACAAGAACAAAGACACAGCCATTGTGAAAGCCAACAATCGAGATCTTACCTATGTCCTCCTAAGTTCCTTGAGTCTGAGTTTCCTCTGTCCTCTGCTGTTTATTGGGGAACCTCATAGATTAACTTGCATTTTCCGCCAAGTGGCTTTTGGGGTCATCTTTGTCCTCAGTGTTTCGTCCGTCTTGGCCAAGACCATCATGGTTGTCGTTGCTTTCAGCGCTACCAAACCTGGTAGCAACATGAGGATGTGGCTGGGACCCAGAGTCCCAGCATCAACTGTGTCCATCTGTACCCTTCTTCAGATCTTCATCTGTAGCTACTGGGTACTCACATGTCCTCCTTTCCCCGAGAGAAACATGAATATCAAGGTAGGAGTGATAATACTCCAGTGTAATGAATGCTCGGACACTTTGCTGTGGTGCATGTTGGGTTACATGGCGTTCTTAGCCTGTGTCAGCTTCATGGTCGCTTTTCTGGCCAGGAAATTACCGGACAGCTTCAACGAAGCCAAATGGATCACATTCTCCATGCTGATCTTCCTGAGTGTTTGGATCTCCTTTATCCCGGCCTACCTAAGCACTCAGGGCAAGTACATGGTGGCCGTAGAGATATTTGGAATCACATCTTCCGGCGCTGGAGTCCTAAGTTGCATTTTCCTCCCCAAAACATACATAATATTATTTAGACCCGACCTCAACACTCGTGAGAACCTTCTTGGAAAAGGGTCAACTATGAGAACAAACATGTAA